A stretch of Bradyrhizobium sp. CCBAU 53338 DNA encodes these proteins:
- a CDS encoding methyltransferase domain-containing protein: MSGMEYSDENAKRLQRIYLTSDVKAQRAETIRQLGLSAVERVLDIGCGPGYLCESMAQLVGPDGAVVGIDVSTDLIAVCNRQKASEWISYAIGDATELGQPDASFDAVVCTQVAEYVPDVDRVLREAFRVLKPGGRTVFVATDWDAVVWHSDDRARMASVMTSWEAHCAHPRLPRSMASRLINSGFHLDGASIFPILNLQYDDDSYSKGLARGIRDFVGRTNDVSVDDLNAWHSEFERLAGAGQYFFSTNRYIFRASKPAGVPM, from the coding sequence ATGAGCGGGATGGAATACAGCGACGAGAACGCGAAGCGGCTTCAAAGAATTTATCTGACGAGTGACGTAAAGGCCCAGCGGGCGGAGACGATCCGGCAGCTTGGCCTATCGGCGGTCGAACGTGTTCTCGATATCGGATGCGGCCCGGGTTATCTCTGTGAAAGCATGGCGCAGCTCGTCGGGCCGGACGGCGCTGTCGTCGGTATCGATGTGTCGACCGACCTGATCGCCGTCTGCAACCGGCAGAAGGCCTCGGAATGGATTTCCTATGCCATCGGGGACGCGACGGAATTGGGCCAGCCTGACGCATCGTTCGACGCGGTCGTGTGCACGCAGGTCGCCGAGTACGTCCCTGATGTCGACCGCGTTCTCAGGGAGGCGTTCCGCGTTCTGAAGCCGGGCGGCCGAACGGTTTTTGTCGCAACGGATTGGGACGCAGTGGTGTGGCATTCTGACGACCGGGCGCGCATGGCCTCGGTGATGACATCGTGGGAAGCGCATTGTGCGCATCCGCGTCTTCCCAGATCGATGGCCTCCAGGCTGATCAATTCAGGTTTTCATCTGGATGGGGCATCCATCTTTCCGATCCTGAATTTGCAGTACGACGACGACAGCTACAGCAAGGGACTGGCCCGGGGAATCCGGGATTTCGTCGGCCGTACGAACGACGTTTCGGTCGATGACCTGAACGCGTGGCATAGCGAGTTCGAGCGCCTGGCCGGGGCGGGACAATATTTCTTCAGCACCAATCGGTATATCTTCAGGGCGTCGAAACCTGCGGGCGTGCCGATGTGA
- a CDS encoding GlxA family transcriptional regulator produces MIGILIFPDFQLLDAAGPISVFEIAARAGGKPLALRVLALNAGAVRSSSGVEMMARDFRSANTVTTLVVAGGSGVEAAARCPATLAFVQRLARRGVRIASVCSGAYVLAEAGLLDGRRATTHWGRTRDFVARYPKVKFEPDQIFTRDGHVWTSAGISAGIDLALAMVTEDHGEEIAQATARQLVLYHRRSGGQSQFSSLLELKTPNGRFGALLSWARENLDAPLTVENLADRAGMSARHFARAFAAETGTTPSKAIERLRIEVARERVQSSREAIELVAEATGFGDPERMRRAFIRAFGQPPQALRRAARAG; encoded by the coding sequence ATGATCGGCATCCTGATCTTCCCGGATTTCCAGTTGCTCGATGCGGCGGGCCCGATCTCGGTATTCGAGATCGCGGCGCGTGCCGGCGGCAAGCCGCTTGCGCTGCGGGTGCTGGCGCTGAACGCCGGCGCGGTGCGCTCGTCCTCCGGCGTCGAGATGATGGCTCGCGATTTCAGATCGGCGAACACGGTGACGACGCTGGTCGTGGCGGGCGGTTCGGGCGTCGAGGCCGCGGCGCGGTGTCCGGCCACGCTCGCCTTCGTGCAGCGGCTGGCCCGGCGCGGCGTGCGGATCGCCAGCGTCTGCTCGGGCGCCTACGTGCTCGCGGAGGCCGGCCTGCTCGACGGCCGCCGCGCCACCACGCATTGGGGCCGTACGCGCGATTTCGTCGCGCGCTATCCCAAGGTCAAGTTCGAGCCGGACCAGATCTTCACCCGCGACGGCCATGTCTGGACCTCGGCGGGCATCAGCGCCGGCATCGATCTCGCGCTCGCGATGGTCACCGAGGACCATGGCGAGGAGATCGCGCAGGCGACCGCCCGCCAGCTCGTGCTCTATCATCGCCGCAGCGGCGGCCAGTCGCAGTTCTCGTCGCTGCTGGAATTGAAGACACCGAACGGCCGCTTCGGCGCGCTGCTGTCCTGGGCGCGCGAAAATCTCGATGCGCCGCTGACGGTGGAAAACCTCGCCGATCGCGCCGGCATGAGCGCGCGGCATTTCGCCCGCGCCTTTGCCGCGGAGACCGGCACCACGCCGTCGAAAGCGATCGAGCGCCTGCGGATCGAGGTCGCGCGCGAGCGCGTGCAGTCCTCGCGCGAGGCCATCGAGCTCGTCGCGGAGGCGACCGGCTTCGGCGATCCTGAAAGAATGCGCCGCGCCTTCATCCGCGCCTTCGGCCAGCCGCCGCAGGCGCTGCGGAGGGCGGCAAGGGCAGGGTAG
- a CDS encoding DJ-1/PfpI family protein, which translates to MSAPLQIGLLVFPRVTQLDFTGPLQVFANVPGAKLHLVWKRIEPVPSDSVLTLTPTTTFADCPQLDVICVPGGGGTDDLLDDEEVLDFLRRQAEGAKYVTSVCTGSLALGAAGLLKGYRAATHWSAMEMLNQFGATPTKTRVCVDRNRVTGGGVTAGIDFALTLVSILRDRTTAEAIQLQLEYNPAPPFNSGSPETAPAEVLALLKERGAPRQARRLEAVARASARMK; encoded by the coding sequence ATGTCGGCACCGCTGCAGATCGGACTTTTGGTGTTTCCGCGCGTCACCCAGCTCGACTTCACCGGTCCCCTCCAGGTGTTTGCCAACGTCCCCGGTGCGAAGCTGCATCTGGTCTGGAAGCGCATTGAGCCGGTTCCGAGCGATTCCGTGCTCACGCTGACGCCGACCACGACGTTTGCCGACTGCCCGCAGCTCGACGTGATCTGCGTGCCCGGCGGCGGCGGCACCGACGACCTGCTCGACGACGAGGAGGTGCTCGACTTCCTGCGCCGGCAGGCCGAGGGCGCAAAATACGTGACATCGGTTTGCACGGGATCGCTGGCGCTCGGCGCCGCGGGGTTGCTGAAGGGCTATCGCGCCGCCACCCATTGGAGTGCGATGGAGATGCTCAACCAGTTCGGCGCGACGCCGACCAAGACGCGCGTCTGCGTCGACCGCAACCGCGTCACCGGCGGCGGCGTCACCGCGGGGATCGATTTCGCGCTGACGCTGGTCTCGATCCTGCGCGACCGCACGACGGCGGAAGCGATCCAGCTTCAGCTCGAATACAATCCGGCGCCGCCATTCAATTCAGGCTCGCCAGAGACTGCGCCTGCGGAGGTGCTCGCCTTGCTGAAGGAGCGTGGCGCGCCAAGGCAGGCCCGCCGCCTCGAAGCCGTCGCGCGAGCGTCGGCACGGATGAAGTAG
- a CDS encoding Ig-like domain-containing protein yields MLFRIAFLLGAAVLGFMPLSAQAASECPVVGTMSSWGVNSTGYFNVSSGGTCLFPVKLDGVIAGSTVSQKPAHGTLKKVNASTYTYTAKAGYKGNDAFAVSFTGKGPSGSGTSVITLNATIQ; encoded by the coding sequence ATGCTTTTTCGCATTGCATTCCTTCTTGGCGCAGCCGTCTTGGGCTTCATGCCGCTGTCGGCGCAGGCCGCCTCGGAGTGTCCGGTTGTCGGCACGATGTCGAGCTGGGGCGTCAACTCGACCGGTTACTTCAACGTCTCCTCCGGCGGTACGTGTCTATTTCCCGTGAAGCTGGACGGAGTGATTGCAGGCTCGACCGTTTCTCAAAAGCCCGCGCACGGGACTCTCAAGAAGGTGAATGCGTCGACCTACACGTACACTGCCAAGGCGGGTTACAAGGGCAACGACGCCTTTGCCGTGAGCTTCACTGGAAAAGGTCCATCCGGTTCTGGAACATCGGTGATTACGCTCAACGCGACAATTCAGTGA
- a CDS encoding NADH:ubiquinone oxidoreductase subunit NDUFA12 gives MKQFFLKLFTWWNGQTFGTQLWTSRFGELVGQDEQGNRYYRTAGGKIDPTLGFERRWVIYNGYAEASRIPPAWHGWIHHVVDTPPTEINYQPREWEKPHQPNLTGTAKAYRPSGSTLASGKRPKATGDYQPWTPG, from the coding sequence ATGAAACAATTCTTCTTGAAGCTCTTCACCTGGTGGAATGGCCAGACCTTTGGCACGCAACTCTGGACCTCCAGGTTCGGCGAATTGGTCGGCCAGGACGAGCAGGGCAATCGCTACTACCGCACCGCAGGCGGCAAGATCGACCCCACGCTCGGCTTCGAGCGGCGCTGGGTGATCTACAACGGCTATGCCGAAGCGAGCCGCATTCCGCCGGCCTGGCACGGCTGGATCCATCACGTCGTCGATACCCCGCCGACCGAGATCAACTACCAGCCGCGCGAGTGGGAAAAGCCGCACCAGCCGAATCTCACCGGCACGGCGAAGGCCTACCGGCCCTCCGGCTCGACGCTCGCCAGCGGCAAACGGCCGAAGGCGACCGGCGACTACCAGCCCTGGACGCCTGGCTAG
- a CDS encoding IS630 family transposase (programmed frameshift), whose protein sequence is MTRPYSEDIRERALARADAGETVRSIAEALQISPSCVTKWKNLRRDTGGLSPGQIGGHKKRVLSDANADWLRKRIRSGPFTLRKLTQELAARGIKTDVRAVWTFVHTEGLSFKKTLLPAEQDRPDVARKRTRWKAHQGRIDVARLVFIDETWIKTNMAPLRGWGPCGQRLQASAPFGHWKTMTFIAALRHNRISAPWVIDGPINGELFTLYVEKVLAPTLAPGEIVILDNLGSHKGKAARQAIRARGAHRIFLPPYSPDLNPIEQVFAKLKHLMRAAETRDVEATWRKVGELLDLFSEQECTNYFKNSGYVSV, encoded by the exons ATGACGCGACCCTATTCTGAAGACATTCGGGAACGGGCTTTGGCGCGAGCTGACGCGGGGGAAACGGTTCGTTCGATTGCAGAGGCGCTACAGATCAGCCCCTCCTGCGTGACGAAGTGGAAGAATCTGAGGCGGGATACCGGAGGCCTGTCACCTGGCCAAATCGGCGGCCACAAGAAACGGGTTCTGTCGGATGCCAACGCCGACTGGCTGCGCAAACGCATTCGCTCGGGGCCATTCACCCTGCGCAAGCTGACGCAGGAACTGGCTGCACGCGGGATCAAGACAGACGTGCGGGCGGTGTGGACTTTTGTTCACACCGAAGGGCTCAGCTTC AAAAAAACGCTTCTACCAGCCGAGCAGGATCGCCCCGACGTCGCCCGTAAGCGGACCCGCTGGAAAGCACATCAAGGCAGGATCGACGTCGCGCGGTTGGTGTTTATCGACGAGACGTGGATCAAAACCAATATGGCACCATTGCGCGGCTGGGGGCCGTGCGGGCAGCGCCTCCAAGCATCTGCACCTTTCGGCCATTGGAAGACAATGACCTTCATCGCGGCGCTGCGTCACAATCGGATCAGCGCGCCTTGGGTGATCGATGGTCCCATCAATGGCGAGCTCTTCACGCTGTACGTCGAGAAGGTGTTGGCACCCACCCTCGCACCGGGCGAGATCGTCATCCTCGACAATCTTGGCAGCCACAAGGGCAAAGCGGCCCGCCAAGCCATCCGCGCCAGAGGCGCTCACCGCATCTTCTTGCCGCCATACAGCCCTGACCTCAACCCGATCGAGCAGGTCTTCGCCAAACTCAAACACCTCATGCGAGCTGCCGAAACTCGTGACGTCGAGGCAACCTGGCGAAAGGTCGGTGAACTCCTCGATCTCTTCTCAGAGCAGGAGTGCACCAACTACTTCAAAAACTCAGGTTACGTTTCCGTATAA